Proteins encoded within one genomic window of Lysinibacillus sphaericus:
- the aceA gene encoding isocitrate lyase, with the protein MSTRQDKIQALEKQWAENPRWAGIERAYTAEEVVKLQGSVVIEQTLATKGAKRLWKSLHEEPFINALGALTGNQAVQQVKAGLKAIYLSGWQVAADANLSGQMYPDQSLYPANSVPAVVKRINQALQRADQIDHAEGRVDDFDWFAPIVADAEAGFGGPLNVFELVKGMIEAGAAGVHLEDQLASEKKCGHLGGKVLLPTQNAVRNLIAARLATDVMGVDTILIARTDADAADMVTSDIDPRDAEFITGERTPEGFFRTTPGIKQAIARGLAYAPYADLIWCETSKPSLEEAREFAAAIHAEFPGKMLAYNCSPSFNWKANLSEEEIAEYQRELGKLGYKFQFVTLAGFHALNHSMFELAHDYKDNGMAAYSKLQQAEFASESKGYTATRHQREVGTGYFDDVSQVISGGTSSTTAMAGSTETEQFV; encoded by the coding sequence TGTTGTAATTGAACAGACTTTAGCAACAAAAGGTGCTAAACGACTTTGGAAATCATTACACGAAGAACCGTTTATTAATGCATTAGGTGCATTAACTGGTAATCAAGCGGTTCAACAAGTAAAAGCAGGATTAAAAGCAATCTACTTATCTGGCTGGCAAGTAGCCGCTGATGCTAACCTTTCAGGTCAAATGTACCCTGACCAATCTTTATACCCAGCTAACTCTGTACCAGCTGTAGTAAAACGTATCAATCAAGCGCTACAACGCGCTGATCAAATCGACCATGCTGAAGGTCGTGTAGACGATTTCGATTGGTTTGCACCAATCGTAGCTGATGCTGAAGCTGGCTTCGGTGGTCCTTTAAACGTATTCGAACTTGTTAAAGGAATGATTGAAGCAGGAGCTGCTGGTGTGCATTTAGAAGACCAATTAGCTTCTGAGAAAAAATGTGGACACTTAGGTGGTAAAGTATTACTTCCTACACAAAACGCAGTTCGTAACTTAATTGCTGCTCGTCTTGCAACAGATGTAATGGGCGTAGATACAATCTTAATCGCACGTACAGATGCTGATGCTGCAGATATGGTAACTTCTGATATTGACCCACGTGATGCTGAATTTATTACTGGCGAACGTACACCAGAAGGCTTCTTCCGAACAACACCAGGTATTAAACAAGCGATTGCTCGTGGTCTAGCTTACGCACCATATGCAGATTTAATCTGGTGTGAAACGTCTAAGCCGTCACTTGAAGAAGCTCGTGAGTTCGCAGCGGCGATTCATGCTGAATTCCCTGGTAAAATGCTTGCTTACAACTGTTCACCTTCATTTAACTGGAAAGCAAACCTTTCAGAAGAAGAGATTGCAGAATATCAACGTGAGTTAGGTAAATTGGGTTACAAATTCCAATTCGTAACATTAGCTGGCTTCCATGCATTAAACCACTCTATGTTTGAGTTAGCTCATGACTATAAAGATAACGGCATGGCTGCATACTCTAAACTTCAACAAGCTGAGTTTGCTTCTGAATCTAAAGGCTATACAGCTACTCGTCACCAACGCGAAGTAGGTACAGGTTACTTCGATGATGTGTCACAAGTTATTTCTGGTGGTACTTCTTCAACAACAGCGATGGCTGGTTCTACAGAAACAGAACAATTCGTTTAA
- a CDS encoding response regulator transcription factor yields MKILVVDDDVHILQLVNIYLTREGYQVMQAENGEQALQLLDGNMPDLAVVDVMMPGMDGFKLTEILSKDYDIPVLLLTAKGELEDKERGFLAGSDDYVVKPFEPKELLFRITAILRRLDKKNQVTIQVGKLEIDRRSFEVTIGGDTLLLPLKEFELLALLASRPNQVFTRSIIMEQVWGYDYEGDEQTLNTHVKRIRERLHRYNTDVEITTVRGVGYKLEVSAP; encoded by the coding sequence ATGAAAATTTTAGTTGTCGATGATGATGTGCATATTTTACAGTTAGTGAATATTTATTTAACTCGCGAAGGCTATCAAGTCATGCAGGCAGAGAATGGGGAACAAGCTTTGCAATTGCTGGATGGAAATATGCCCGATTTGGCAGTAGTGGATGTCATGATGCCCGGAATGGATGGTTTTAAGTTAACAGAAATTTTAAGTAAGGATTATGATATCCCTGTGCTGTTATTAACGGCTAAGGGAGAGCTTGAAGATAAGGAGCGAGGCTTTTTAGCAGGTTCGGATGACTATGTCGTTAAGCCGTTCGAGCCAAAGGAATTACTGTTTCGTATTACGGCTATTTTGCGTAGGCTTGATAAAAAAAACCAAGTAACGATACAGGTGGGTAAGCTTGAAATTGATCGCCGTAGCTTTGAGGTTACAATTGGTGGTGACACGCTTCTGTTACCTTTAAAAGAGTTTGAGCTGTTAGCGCTACTTGCCTCTCGTCCAAATCAAGTATTTACACGGAGCATTATTATGGAGCAAGTATGGGGTTACGACTATGAAGGTGATGAACAAACATTAAATACACATGTGAAGCGGATTCGCGAGCGATTGCATCGTTACAATACAGATGTCGAAATTACAACGGTGCGTGGTGTCGGTTATAAGCTTGAGGTAAGTGCACCATGA
- a CDS encoding HAMP domain-containing sensor histidine kinase encodes MKTLYSKFVITTMLIMIGSLCIGFLMTNTYYHQVTKEKNDAKNVAIAQDIADYIESAKEMDLDNYLTTLGDIGYQIYVTTGEEHRFFGGEYRDKKLPTDIIQQVLDGEVYHGMRDFPKETFMTGFFANELINTIGVPFTYHNEQYALFIRPDIRFLFSEAHTLLGGLILGMAVMSLLAMLLFAKALIRPITKLTEATHQLAHEKFDTLLEIDRADEIGQLADSFNVMTEKLQENDRMRKQFISNVSHDFQSPLLNIQGYVDLLKNPTLAEPERQEYATIIELETKRLSTLTKQLLLLTSLDQSTRMLKREPYPLDEQLKETVRKYRWQLEEANVQLSYQIEPVIYNGDASLLQNVWDNLLTNAIKYNVNGGDIHIQLQEQTTFVEVLVKDSGIGMTTEQLQKVYDRFYRADESRTKQGTGLGLAIVKQIIELHGGKVQMESALNEGTSVCIHLPKL; translated from the coding sequence ATGAAGACGTTATATAGTAAATTTGTTATCACGACAATGCTCATTATGATTGGCAGTTTATGTATTGGATTTTTAATGACGAATACATATTATCACCAAGTGACTAAAGAAAAAAATGATGCAAAAAACGTTGCGATTGCACAAGATATTGCCGACTATATTGAATCAGCGAAAGAAATGGATTTAGATAATTATTTAACAACGCTTGGCGATATTGGGTATCAAATATATGTTACAACTGGAGAGGAACATCGTTTTTTTGGTGGCGAATATCGAGATAAGAAATTGCCCACTGATATTATCCAGCAAGTATTAGATGGGGAAGTCTATCATGGGATGCGAGATTTTCCAAAAGAGACATTTATGACAGGCTTTTTTGCGAATGAGTTAATAAATACTATTGGTGTACCCTTTACGTATCATAACGAGCAATATGCATTGTTTATTCGACCAGATATTCGATTCTTGTTCTCAGAGGCCCATACGTTATTAGGTGGTCTCATTCTTGGGATGGCGGTGATGAGCTTACTTGCCATGTTATTATTTGCAAAGGCACTTATTCGTCCGATTACAAAGTTAACCGAAGCAACTCATCAACTTGCCCATGAAAAGTTTGATACGTTGCTTGAAATTGACCGAGCAGATGAAATTGGACAACTGGCGGATAGTTTTAATGTCATGACAGAAAAACTACAGGAAAATGACAGAATGCGAAAACAGTTTATAAGTAATGTATCCCATGACTTTCAATCCCCGTTATTGAATATTCAAGGGTATGTCGATTTATTGAAAAATCCTACGCTTGCAGAACCTGAACGGCAAGAATACGCAACGATTATAGAGCTAGAAACAAAGCGACTTTCGACATTGACAAAGCAACTATTATTGCTGACATCACTCGATCAATCTACCAGAATGTTAAAGCGAGAACCGTATCCGTTAGATGAGCAATTGAAGGAAACAGTGCGAAAATATCGTTGGCAGTTAGAGGAAGCGAATGTGCAATTATCGTATCAGATTGAGCCAGTAATTTATAATGGCGATGCAAGTCTATTGCAAAATGTCTGGGATAATTTATTAACAAACGCCATTAAATATAATGTTAATGGTGGAGACATTCATATCCAACTTCAGGAACAAACGACTTTTGTAGAGGTATTAGTAAAGGATAGCGGCATTGGTATGACTACAGAACAATTGCAAAAGGTATATGACCGTTTTTATAGAGCTGACGAGTCTAGAACGAAACAGGGGACAGGTCTCGGTCTTGCAATTGTTAAACAAATTATTGAATTGCACGGTGGTAAAGTGCAAATGGAAAGTGCGTTGAACGAAGGGACAAGTGTTTGTATACACCTACCAAAATTGTAA
- a CDS encoding DUF1648 domain-containing protein has protein sequence MLLGIFTIMYVMTLAMQVFVPYIVRETIVFGVTVPEQNIKHSALALAKKRYAQTVGLFGVLILILMLMLNWSLAPSESAQGILLLSCLFGMLAISMVLYWLNHQKVMKLKIREQWGMNIKQVRAVDLTARSRDEMLPWPFYVVPIGVTIFLIIFTLLHYSQIPNAVAVHWGPSGAADAWREKTYFIAISLPLVMLMMQCMMWGTADSLKRSAIRMSINRQQESLENELKTRKFMSWNIALISYSLTALLTILQLSNIYPSMAEGNKLLPFFIAFLFLILGSVLVYAWKKRQLRLKYEDNVVSEVMDIDEDRYWKGGLIYMNRQDPSVFVEKRFGVGWTMNFANPRGYIVIVLPLLILLLISIISF, from the coding sequence ATGCTACTAGGTATTTTTACAATAATGTATGTGATGACATTAGCTATGCAAGTTTTTGTCCCTTACATTGTACGTGAGACTATTGTATTTGGCGTTACTGTACCAGAACAAAATATAAAGCATTCTGCATTAGCTCTTGCGAAAAAACGATATGCGCAAACAGTAGGGCTTTTTGGCGTGCTGATTTTAATACTTATGCTAATGCTTAACTGGTCGCTTGCACCTTCTGAAAGTGCACAAGGCATCCTTTTACTAAGCTGTTTATTTGGCATGCTGGCGATTAGTATGGTGTTATACTGGTTAAACCATCAGAAAGTGATGAAGTTGAAAATACGCGAGCAATGGGGCATGAATATAAAACAGGTGCGAGCAGTTGATTTAACTGCTCGTAGTCGTGATGAAATGCTTCCATGGCCCTTCTATGTGGTGCCTATAGGCGTTACGATTTTTCTTATTATTTTTACATTATTACATTATAGTCAAATACCAAATGCTGTAGCGGTGCATTGGGGACCAAGTGGAGCGGCGGATGCATGGCGAGAAAAAACCTATTTTATTGCGATTTCATTACCACTAGTTATGTTGATGATGCAATGTATGATGTGGGGCACTGCAGATTCACTTAAGCGTTCGGCTATTCGCATGTCTATTAATCGTCAGCAGGAGTCATTAGAAAATGAATTAAAAACACGAAAGTTTATGAGCTGGAATATAGCATTGATTAGCTATAGTTTAACCGCATTATTGACCATACTACAGCTAAGTAATATTTATCCTTCAATGGCTGAAGGCAATAAACTATTACCATTCTTTATTGCATTTCTATTTTTAATTTTAGGTTCAGTGCTAGTTTATGCATGGAAAAAGCGACAATTACGGTTGAAATATGAAGATAATGTGGTGTCAGAGGTAATGGATATTGATGAGGATCGTTACTGGAAAGGCGGTCTTATTTATATGAATCGTCAGGACCCATCTGTTTTTGTAGAAAAACGTTTTGGTGTAGGCTGGACAATGAATTTTGCAAATCCAAGAGGCTATATTGTCATTGTTTTACCACTGCTGATATTGCTGCTGATTTCTATAATTTCTTTTTAG
- the aceB gene encoding malate synthase A: MEQATTGKLKIVGQQNEQTKEVLTPEALEFVLALHEKFDARRKELLEARQDRQKRLDAGEKLDFLPETKHIREGDWTIAPLPADLQDRRVEITGPVDRKMVINALNSGAKMFMACFEDASAPTWENMISGQINMRDAINKTIEFTQASNGKTYKLNKETAVLLVRPRGLHLLEKHVLVDGEPVSGSFFDFGLYLFHNAKNALAKGTGPYFYLPKLESHLEARLWNDVFIFAQDYIGIPQGTIKATVLIETILAAFEMDEILYELRDHSAGLNCGRWDYIFSYIKRLRNQPDVILPDRGQVTMTVPFMKAYTSLCIQTCHKRNAPAMGGMAAQIPVKGDDEANAVAFAKVAEDKRREATDGHDGTWVAHPGMVATAMEQFDAIMKTPNQIHKKREDVNVKAEDLVAVPEGTITLEGLRINCSVGVQYIASWLRGNGAAPINNLMEDAATAEISRTQVWQWIRHPKGILDDGRGITLAFVLEILEEELVKIKEAVGEQAYNSGRYAEAAELFKSLIEQDEFVEFLTLPGYEKLS, from the coding sequence ATGGAACAGGCAACTACAGGTAAGCTTAAAATTGTTGGACAACAAAACGAGCAAACAAAAGAAGTTTTAACACCGGAGGCCCTTGAGTTTGTTCTTGCCCTGCATGAAAAATTCGATGCTCGTCGTAAAGAGCTTTTAGAGGCTCGTCAAGATCGTCAGAAGCGTCTAGATGCTGGTGAGAAACTCGACTTCCTACCAGAAACAAAGCATATTCGTGAGGGAGATTGGACAATTGCGCCACTGCCTGCAGATTTACAAGATCGACGCGTAGAAATTACTGGACCAGTAGACCGCAAAATGGTTATTAACGCATTAAATTCTGGTGCGAAAATGTTCATGGCTTGCTTTGAGGATGCTTCAGCTCCTACTTGGGAAAACATGATTTCTGGTCAAATTAATATGCGTGATGCCATTAATAAGACGATTGAATTTACTCAAGCGTCAAACGGTAAAACGTATAAATTAAATAAAGAAACAGCGGTATTACTAGTACGTCCACGTGGTCTTCATTTACTTGAAAAACATGTGTTGGTAGATGGTGAGCCAGTTTCAGGTAGTTTCTTCGATTTTGGTCTTTATTTATTCCACAATGCTAAAAATGCATTGGCAAAAGGCACGGGTCCATACTTCTATCTACCGAAGTTAGAAAGTCATTTAGAGGCTCGCTTGTGGAATGATGTCTTTATCTTTGCACAAGATTATATTGGTATTCCACAAGGTACAATTAAAGCGACAGTTTTAATTGAAACAATATTAGCTGCATTTGAAATGGATGAAATTTTATACGAGCTTCGCGATCATTCAGCAGGTCTAAATTGTGGTCGTTGGGATTATATTTTCAGCTACATTAAACGACTGCGCAATCAACCTGATGTGATTTTACCTGATCGTGGTCAAGTAACAATGACAGTTCCATTTATGAAGGCTTACACGTCTTTATGTATCCAAACATGTCATAAGCGCAACGCACCTGCTATGGGTGGTATGGCTGCACAAATACCTGTTAAAGGCGATGATGAGGCGAATGCAGTAGCATTTGCAAAGGTTGCGGAAGATAAACGTCGTGAAGCAACGGATGGCCATGATGGAACTTGGGTAGCACACCCTGGTATGGTGGCAACAGCTATGGAGCAGTTTGATGCGATTATGAAAACACCAAACCAAATCCATAAAAAACGCGAAGATGTGAATGTAAAGGCTGAAGATTTAGTAGCTGTTCCAGAAGGGACAATTACCCTTGAAGGTCTTCGTATTAACTGTAGCGTAGGAGTTCAGTACATTGCTTCTTGGTTACGAGGCAACGGAGCTGCACCAATTAACAACTTGATGGAAGATGCTGCAACTGCAGAAATCTCCCGTACACAAGTATGGCAATGGATTCGTCATCCAAAGGGTATTTTAGATGATGGGCGTGGTATTACATTAGCATTTGTGCTGGAAATATTGGAAGAAGAGCTTGTGAAAATTAAAGAGGCTGTTGGGGAACAAGCCTATAACAGTGGTCGCTATGCTGAAGCTGCTGAACTGTTTAAATCTTTAATTGAGCAAGATGAATTCGTGGAATTCTTGACACTTCCAGGCTATGAAAAATTAAGTTAA
- a CDS encoding SEL1-like repeat protein, with the protein MSTIVIQYEILHEQCKKLHILSFTHLAESLEEASTHAISQPSISLHKSRLVVEEIVYDFYELEMHAKPKIKNMRTLLNNRTFIAKIHPRRIYLLMELVLKMTSTSNNDIVEAKAAKIVLDYVSDIVEWFIHRYDRKLKMSMSSRKGAKFEDILPPIDTKTLDHYSAKDYEHAANWFELAAEKGNASAQYNLGFLYNHGRGVQKDYTAAKTWYEKAAAQQDANALYSLGVLYHLGQGVVQNYEEAAKYYKCAADLGNADAQYNLGVLYNQGLGLPVNFTEAAKWYISAANQGNTSAQNNLGFLYHNGTGVQQSFEEAIAYFEMAALAGDASAQYNLGYMYLKGRGISQNMEEAARWFHLAALQDHTNAEFQLAMLYNSGLGIQQDHVEAMKWFKLAAHNGHTNAQYCLGILYQKEKDNTRAESWLQLAADSGHISAGYELGLLYVYQLQQPDKALPYFKMAADKGYADAQFELGLLYAKGTGVTLNYTEAVRWWRAATDQSHIQAEYQLGLLYEQGLGVPQDLDEARRCYRLAALQGHSGAQYQLGNLFDKGKGVKQDFTEAAKWIEQAASKGHAKAQFQLAQMHSHGQGVPKDFAKAAQLYRLAANKGHQKAQFQLGMLYKKGQGVAQDYNEATRWLKKSLEHLT; encoded by the coding sequence GTGAGTACAATCGTTATACAATATGAAATCCTACATGAACAATGTAAAAAGTTACACATATTATCGTTTACGCATTTAGCAGAAAGTCTAGAAGAAGCTAGCACTCATGCTATATCCCAACCTTCCATCTCCTTACATAAGTCACGCCTCGTTGTCGAGGAGATTGTTTATGACTTTTACGAGCTGGAAATGCACGCCAAACCTAAAATAAAAAATATGCGAACACTATTAAATAATCGTACGTTTATAGCAAAAATACATCCACGTCGCATTTATTTATTAATGGAACTTGTCCTAAAAATGACAAGTACTAGCAATAATGACATTGTTGAAGCAAAAGCCGCCAAAATTGTCCTCGATTATGTTAGTGATATCGTTGAATGGTTTATTCATCGTTATGATCGGAAACTTAAAATGTCCATGTCCTCGCGAAAAGGCGCTAAATTTGAAGATATTTTGCCGCCAATCGATACGAAGACGCTGGATCACTACTCTGCGAAGGACTATGAACATGCGGCTAATTGGTTTGAATTAGCTGCTGAAAAAGGCAATGCAAGTGCACAATACAATTTAGGCTTCCTTTATAATCATGGTCGTGGCGTCCAAAAAGATTATACAGCTGCCAAAACATGGTATGAGAAAGCAGCCGCACAACAAGATGCGAACGCACTTTATAGTCTCGGCGTGCTTTACCATTTAGGGCAAGGTGTTGTACAAAATTATGAAGAGGCTGCAAAATATTATAAATGTGCTGCAGATTTAGGAAATGCCGATGCACAGTACAATCTAGGTGTACTTTATAATCAGGGGCTGGGGCTTCCTGTTAATTTTACAGAGGCCGCAAAATGGTATATTTCAGCTGCCAATCAAGGTAACACTAGTGCACAAAATAATCTCGGCTTTCTTTACCATAATGGGACTGGTGTGCAACAAAGCTTTGAGGAAGCGATAGCCTATTTTGAAATGGCAGCACTTGCTGGAGATGCAAGCGCGCAATATAACCTTGGGTATATGTATCTTAAAGGTCGTGGTATCTCACAAAATATGGAGGAAGCTGCGAGATGGTTCCATTTAGCTGCTCTTCAAGACCATACCAATGCCGAATTTCAATTAGCGATGCTATACAATTCAGGGTTAGGTATACAGCAGGATCACGTTGAAGCAATGAAATGGTTTAAACTTGCTGCCCATAACGGACATACCAATGCGCAATATTGCCTTGGTATCCTCTACCAAAAGGAGAAGGATAACACACGAGCAGAAAGTTGGTTACAACTTGCTGCTGACAGTGGTCATATTAGTGCTGGCTACGAGTTGGGGCTTCTTTATGTCTATCAACTTCAACAGCCCGATAAAGCATTACCCTATTTTAAAATGGCTGCTGACAAAGGCTATGCTGATGCTCAATTCGAGCTAGGGCTTCTTTATGCAAAAGGGACAGGTGTTACATTGAATTATACTGAAGCAGTGAGATGGTGGAGAGCTGCAACCGACCAATCACATATTCAGGCGGAGTATCAGCTAGGATTATTATATGAACAAGGTTTAGGTGTTCCCCAAGACTTAGATGAAGCTCGACGTTGCTATAGGCTTGCCGCTCTTCAAGGGCATTCAGGTGCGCAATATCAACTTGGTAATTTATTTGATAAGGGGAAAGGTGTAAAGCAAGATTTTACAGAGGCTGCAAAATGGATTGAACAAGCGGCGAGTAAAGGACATGCTAAAGCTCAATTCCAGTTAGCCCAAATGCATAGTCATGGACAAGGTGTGCCTAAAGATTTTGCCAAAGCAGCACAACTTTATCGACTTGCTGCCAATAAGGGACATCAAAAAGCGCAATTTCAGCTTGGTATGCTTTATAAAAAAGGACAAGGCGTTGCTCAAGATTATAATGAGGCAACACGTTGGCTAAAAAAATCTTTAGAACATTTAACATAA
- a CDS encoding pyridoxal-phosphate-dependent aminotransferase family protein translates to MSTNKEILLIPGPTPVVEEIYDALASETRGHTDPRFVAIYKNALAQTKKLFQTDGEVFVLAGSGTLAMEMAIVNTVGKGEKILVISHGYFGDRFTPLATAYGIQVDVIQAEWGKQVEPATVKAKLAEANYKAVTITHADTSTGVASDLDALVPIIKSAGALIILDGVVATAALDENMNKTYGHPDYKLDVVLTGSQKAIGIPPGLAIIAFNQSALKAREALGTIPAYYSDIENWIPVMNDPGKYFATPPVNLIYAYDVAMKMVLDEGIVKREARHLAYGRAMRLALSTYGMKALADETVAATTLSCMLYPEGVEDAKFRAKLAEKGVIVAGALAHLAGKAFRIGHMGNTTPAMLEQAVRRIGESLNELGHAVVVEEAVARLREQLAVGTN, encoded by the coding sequence ATGAGTACTAATAAAGAAATACTATTAATTCCTGGTCCTACACCCGTAGTTGAGGAAATATATGATGCTTTGGCAAGCGAAACCCGTGGGCATACAGATCCACGTTTTGTGGCAATTTATAAAAACGCATTAGCACAAACAAAAAAACTATTCCAAACGGATGGCGAAGTGTTTGTACTAGCAGGTTCTGGAACGCTAGCAATGGAAATGGCGATTGTTAATACTGTGGGTAAGGGAGAAAAAATACTCGTTATTAGTCACGGATATTTTGGTGATCGTTTTACGCCTTTAGCAACTGCTTATGGTATTCAGGTAGACGTGATACAAGCAGAATGGGGAAAACAAGTTGAACCAGCAACAGTAAAGGCAAAATTAGCTGAAGCTAATTATAAGGCAGTCACTATTACACATGCAGATACATCTACAGGCGTCGCTTCGGATCTCGATGCATTGGTACCTATTATTAAAAGTGCAGGGGCATTAATTATTTTAGATGGTGTTGTCGCAACAGCAGCGCTAGATGAAAATATGAATAAAACATATGGTCATCCTGACTATAAATTAGATGTTGTACTAACTGGCTCACAAAAAGCAATCGGGATACCACCAGGTTTAGCCATTATCGCCTTTAATCAATCAGCCTTAAAGGCTCGTGAAGCGCTAGGAACGATACCCGCATACTATAGTGATATAGAAAATTGGATTCCGGTTATGAATGATCCAGGGAAATATTTTGCAACACCACCTGTAAATTTAATTTATGCTTATGATGTTGCTATGAAGATGGTTTTAGATGAAGGTATTGTTAAGCGTGAGGCACGTCATCTAGCGTACGGTCGCGCTATGCGTTTAGCATTATCTACGTATGGTATGAAAGCACTAGCTGACGAAACAGTAGCAGCTACAACTTTAAGTTGTATGCTCTATCCGGAGGGCGTAGAGGATGCCAAGTTCCGTGCGAAGCTTGCTGAAAAAGGTGTAATTGTTGCTGGGGCTTTGGCTCATTTAGCAGGTAAAGCATTCCGTATTGGGCATATGGGCAATACAACACCCGCAATGCTTGAACAAGCCGTGAGACGAATTGGTGAATCACTTAATGAATTAGGACATGCAGTAGTAGTAGAAGAAGCAGTTGCACGCTTAAGAGAACAATTAGCAGTAGGAACGAATTAA
- a CDS encoding GntR family transcriptional regulator yields MFIQIEPLSNVPIYEQVTRQIIEGIARGDMGPGDTLPSVRSLAADLGVNMHTVNKSYHELEAKGIITIRAKSGAIIRSTEERALTPEQLQQIEKNLKPVVAEGMVLGATVDQIEHMMKKVFADLQLPAEGV; encoded by the coding sequence ATGTTTATTCAAATAGAGCCATTATCGAATGTACCTATCTATGAACAGGTTACACGGCAAATTATAGAGGGTATCGCGAGAGGGGACATGGGACCGGGGGATACATTGCCGTCGGTACGAAGTTTAGCAGCCGATTTAGGTGTCAATATGCATACGGTTAATAAGAGTTACCATGAACTTGAGGCGAAGGGCATTATAACGATTCGTGCTAAATCAGGAGCAATTATTCGTTCAACGGAGGAGCGTGCATTAACGCCTGAACAGTTGCAGCAGATTGAAAAAAATTTAAAGCCTGTTGTGGCAGAAGGAATGGTGCTCGGTGCAACAGTGGATCAAATTGAGCACATGATGAAAAAGGTATTCGCTGACTTGCAACTGCCAGCAGAAGGGGTGTAG